A window of the Acidobacteriota bacterium genome harbors these coding sequences:
- a CDS encoding acetylornithine deacetylase/succinyl-diaminopimelate desuccinylase family protein yields the protein MLTPTETTVLARIDGLADELIVFLQQLVRIPTVNPPGANYADCAQLIGNKLREFGYATQYVTAEGLPECTPQHPRVNVIGRLNGLAAWPTLHFNGHLDVVPPGAGWTVEPFAAVIRDGRIYGRGVTDQKAGIAASIFAVEAIRRAGINLHGAVEQSATVDEESGGFAGVAYLAQHGIFRREALDYVIITEPLDYDRICLGHRGVYWFEVVMHGRTAHGSMPFLGVSAIEQMARFIAQLERELKPALVQRQTRMPVEPPGARAATLNVNAIHGGQSLDTPQTPCVADLCRAIFDRRFLLEENLAEVRTEIHAVLADLQRHDADLRYELNDLMIVHPTMTAPDSHLVATMATAIQSALGKTPPLIASPGTYDQKHFARLAGVEQCIAYGPGLLNLAHQPDEYCEIEHLIQACKAMALATLRLLNA from the coding sequence ATGCTGACCCCAACCGAAACAACCGTACTCGCCCGCATTGACGGCCTAGCCGACGAACTGATCGTCTTCCTGCAACAGCTCGTCCGCATCCCGACCGTCAATCCGCCCGGCGCAAACTACGCCGACTGCGCCCAGTTGATCGGCAACAAGCTGCGCGAGTTCGGCTATGCAACGCAGTACGTCACGGCGGAAGGGTTGCCCGAATGCACGCCGCAACATCCGCGCGTCAATGTCATTGGGCGGTTGAACGGGTTGGCGGCGTGGCCCACGTTGCATTTCAACGGCCATCTCGATGTCGTGCCGCCGGGCGCGGGCTGGACGGTTGAGCCTTTCGCCGCCGTGATTCGTGATGGACGCATTTACGGACGCGGCGTTACTGACCAAAAAGCTGGCATTGCGGCATCCATCTTCGCCGTCGAAGCCATCCGCCGCGCGGGCATCAACCTACACGGCGCGGTCGAGCAGAGCGCCACCGTAGATGAAGAGAGCGGCGGCTTCGCGGGTGTGGCCTATCTGGCCCAACACGGCATCTTCCGGCGCGAAGCACTGGATTACGTCATCATCACCGAACCGCTCGATTATGACCGCATCTGCCTCGGCCATCGCGGCGTGTACTGGTTCGAAGTCGTCATGCACGGACGCACCGCGCACGGCAGCATGCCCTTTCTCGGCGTCAGCGCGATTGAGCAGATGGCGCGGTTTATCGCGCAACTCGAACGCGAGCTAAAACCTGCGCTGGTACAGCGCCAAACCCGCATGCCCGTCGAACCGCCGGGCGCACGCGCCGCGACGTTAAACGTCAACGCCATCCACGGCGGACAATCACTCGACACGCCGCAAACGCCCTGCGTCGCCGATCTATGCCGCGCCATCTTCGACCGCCGCTTTTTGCTGGAAGAAAACTTGGCTGAAGTGCGCACTGAAATTCACGCCGTGCTGGCTGACTTGCAACGGCACGATGCGGATTTGCGCTATGAATTGAACGACCTGATGATTGTGCATCCAACCATGACCGCGCCGGATTCGCACTTGGTCGCGACAATGGCGACGGCCATCCAATCCGCCCTTGGCAAAACGCCGCCATTGATTGCCAGCCCCGGCACTTACGATCAAAAGCATTTCGCGCGGCTGGCGGGCGTAGAGCAATGCATCGCCTATGGCCCCGGCCTGCTCAACCTGGCGCATCAGCCTGATGAATACTGCGAGATTGAACATTTGATCCAAGCCTGCAAAGCAATGGCGCTGGCGACGCTACGACTGTTAAACGCCTAG
- a CDS encoding Uma2 family endonuclease produces the protein MSAQPKLEAEQEWIPKLEDLIPEDDESVDNLFSETQQRLLTEPLYSAWVQSGQEQTFLAAANVGVYYMLGSPSIGPDVLLSLDVQVPAGFWSREQRSYYIWEYGKAPDLVIEIISKTVRGEDTTKKDIYARMRVGYYVIFDPNAYLMPEVLTVYRWDNFRYESQATADFPALGLGLTLWEGAYEGKRDRWLRWVDAVGNLIPTGQERGDREQARAEQEHTRAEQERTRADHEHARAERLAEMLRQLGRDPGTL, from the coding sequence ATGTCAGCACAACCAAAACTCGAAGCGGAACAAGAGTGGATTCCCAAGCTCGAAGACTTAATCCCGGAGGATGATGAATCCGTGGACAATCTCTTTTCTGAAACCCAGCAACGGCTGTTGACTGAGCCGCTTTACAGTGCGTGGGTGCAGTCAGGCCAGGAACAGACCTTTTTGGCGGCGGCCAATGTCGGTGTGTATTACATGTTAGGCAGTCCGAGCATTGGGCCGGATGTATTGCTCAGCCTGGACGTGCAAGTGCCCGCCGGATTTTGGAGCCGGGAGCAGCGCTCTTATTACATTTGGGAGTATGGCAAAGCGCCCGATCTGGTGATTGAGATTATCTCGAAAACCGTGCGCGGCGAGGACACGACCAAGAAGGACATCTATGCGCGCATGCGCGTGGGCTATTACGTGATCTTCGATCCGAACGCCTATTTGATGCCGGAGGTGTTGACGGTTTATCGCTGGGACAACTTCCGCTATGAATCGCAAGCGACGGCTGATTTTCCTGCCCTCGGTCTCGGCTTGACGCTGTGGGAAGGCGCATACGAAGGCAAGCGCGACCGTTGGTTGCGTTGGGTGGATGCGGTGGGCAACTTGATTCCGACCGGCCAAGAGCGCGGCGACCGCGAGCAGGCGCGCGCCGAACAGGAACACACGCGTGCCGAACAGGAACGCACGCGTGCCGACCATGAACACGCGCGCGCAGAGCGCCTGGCGGAGATGTTGCGCCAATTGGGGCGAGACCCTGGAACTTTATAG
- a CDS encoding glycosyl hydrolase: protein MRRIHPVVCFALLLAALCCGLIADQPSQAQSAGNYDQSFFNALKWRNVGPNRGGRSLTVAGSASRPFEYYFGAVGGGLWKTNDGGTTWRPVTDGQLKSSSVGAVAVSESNPDVVYIGMGEVALRGNIMQGDGVYKSTDAGKTWKHSGLGDTQAVARIRIHPTNPDIVYVAALGHPYGPNDERGVFKSTDGGKSWKKVLFKSNKAGVVDLSMDPTNPNVLFAAIWDVYRTPWSLSSGGPDSGLFKSADGGETWAEITRNPGLPAGGLNKIWGKIGVSVSGADGQRVYAIIEAEDGGVFVSDDAGATWKRSSEDRRLRQRAFYYSRLYADPKERDTVYVLNTSFYKSTDGGKTYKSISTPHGDNHDLWIAPNDNKRLANSNDGGANVSVNGGESWTGQTFPTAQLYHVATTKELVYHVCGAQQDNSTVCVSSEGAGRGGGGGRTAAVMYAVGGGESGYIAPHPANPNLFYAGSQGALLTRFDRSTGHTRDIQVYPLFFSGMPARDLKERWQWTFPIVFSPHDANVLYTSSQHLWKTANDGLNWERISPDLTRGDPKTLGDSGGPITKDQNGPEIYGTIFTLAESPMQKGLLWTGSDDGLIHLTRDGGKNWAKITPPDLPEFARVSIIEASPHRADTAYFAAKRYQLDDRAPYLYRTHDFGKTWTKIVTGIPANDYVHAVREDPKRAGLLYAGTEHGIYISFDDGAHWQSLALNLPDTQVSDIVVEENDLVIATHGRSMYILDDIGVLRQMTPAIAAADVQFFQPRTVYRGVHQAALDYYLKKDADKVTIEILDAKGALVRSFIGTADDDKKRPAAAAESTDEEGGGPPRARPPARKAGTNRFTWDLRYPGASVFEGMILWSARAESGPLAVPGNYQVRLTANGQTQTQSFIIKRDPRLTNVTDDDLAKQFELAMQVRDKTSETNDTVVLIRDLKKQIKERTDKDTTLAEAGAALAAKLSAVEEGLYQVRNRSNQDPLNFPIKLNNQIAALRRSIETGDGRPTAQSYVVFKELSDQLAALRRLLDIVLKDDLPQFNQRLVGKQLEAVKMNKEAGK from the coding sequence ATGCGTCGAATTCACCCCGTCGTCTGTTTCGCCTTGTTGCTGGCCGCGTTGTGCTGCGGCCTCATCGCCGATCAACCTTCTCAGGCGCAATCCGCCGGTAACTATGACCAATCCTTTTTCAACGCGCTCAAGTGGCGCAACGTCGGCCCCAATCGCGGCGGGCGTTCATTGACGGTCGCGGGCAGCGCAAGCCGTCCGTTCGAATACTACTTTGGCGCGGTCGGCGGCGGGTTGTGGAAGACGAATGATGGCGGCACGACTTGGCGGCCCGTGACCGATGGGCAGTTGAAAAGTTCTTCGGTCGGCGCGGTCGCTGTTTCAGAATCGAACCCGGATGTCGTTTACATCGGCATGGGCGAGGTCGCGTTGCGCGGTAACATCATGCAAGGCGACGGCGTTTACAAATCCACTGACGCGGGCAAGACTTGGAAGCACAGCGGCCTGGGCGACACGCAGGCCGTCGCGCGCATTCGCATTCATCCGACCAATCCTGACATCGTGTATGTCGCGGCGCTGGGCCATCCTTACGGCCCGAACGACGAACGCGGCGTCTTCAAATCCACCGACGGCGGCAAGTCTTGGAAGAAAGTTTTGTTCAAGAGCAACAAGGCAGGCGTGGTGGATTTGAGCATGGATCCGACCAATCCGAACGTGCTCTTCGCGGCAATCTGGGATGTTTATCGCACGCCGTGGAGCCTGTCGAGCGGCGGCCCTGACAGCGGTTTGTTCAAATCCGCCGACGGCGGCGAGACGTGGGCGGAGATCACGCGCAACCCCGGGTTGCCAGCCGGCGGCCTCAATAAAATTTGGGGCAAGATCGGCGTCAGCGTTTCAGGTGCAGACGGGCAGCGCGTTTACGCCATCATCGAAGCCGAAGATGGCGGCGTGTTCGTCTCGGATGATGCGGGCGCGACGTGGAAGCGCAGCAGCGAAGACCGGCGCTTGCGGCAACGCGCGTTTTACTATTCGCGGCTGTACGCCGACCCGAAAGAGCGCGACACGGTATACGTGCTCAATACCAGCTTTTATAAATCCACCGACGGCGGCAAAACCTATAAGAGCATCAGTACGCCGCACGGCGATAACCACGATTTGTGGATTGCGCCGAATGACAACAAACGCTTGGCAAACAGCAATGACGGGGGCGCGAACGTTTCGGTCAATGGCGGCGAATCGTGGACGGGGCAGACGTTCCCGACCGCGCAGCTTTATCACGTCGCCACTACTAAAGAGTTGGTTTATCACGTCTGCGGCGCGCAGCAGGACAATTCGACCGTTTGTGTGTCGAGTGAAGGCGCCGGGCGTGGTGGTGGCGGCGGGCGCACGGCGGCGGTGATGTATGCGGTGGGCGGCGGCGAATCAGGTTACATCGCGCCGCATCCGGCGAATCCGAATCTGTTTTACGCGGGCAGCCAAGGCGCATTGCTGACGCGCTTTGACCGCTCGACCGGCCACACGCGCGACATCCAAGTCTATCCGCTGTTCTTTTCCGGCATGCCCGCGCGCGATTTGAAAGAGCGTTGGCAGTGGACGTTCCCGATTGTTTTCTCACCGCACGATGCCAACGTGCTTTACACCTCGTCGCAGCATTTGTGGAAGACGGCCAACGATGGTTTGAATTGGGAGCGCATCAGCCCCGACCTGACGCGCGGCGATCCGAAGACGCTGGGCGATTCGGGCGGGCCGATCACCAAGGATCAAAACGGGCCGGAAATTTACGGCACGATTTTCACGCTGGCTGAGTCGCCCATGCAGAAAGGCTTGCTGTGGACGGGTTCGGACGACGGGCTGATTCATCTGACGCGCGATGGCGGCAAGAACTGGGCGAAGATCACGCCGCCCGACTTGCCCGAATTCGCCCGCGTCAGCATTATCGAAGCTTCACCGCACCGCGCCGACACGGCGTATTTCGCGGCGAAGCGGTATCAACTGGATGACCGCGCGCCTTACCTCTATCGCACGCACGATTTCGGCAAGACCTGGACGAAGATTGTCACCGGCATCCCGGCCAATGATTACGTCCACGCCGTGCGCGAAGACCCCAAACGCGCCGGGCTGCTTTACGCGGGCACTGAACACGGCATTTACATCTCGTTCGATGACGGCGCGCACTGGCAATCGTTGGCGCTGAATCTGCCGGATACGCAAGTCAGCGACATCGTGGTCGAAGAGAATGATTTGGTGATCGCCACGCACGGGCGTTCGATGTACATCCTGGATGACATTGGCGTGTTGCGGCAGATGACGCCAGCGATTGCGGCGGCGGATGTGCAATTCTTTCAACCGCGCACCGTCTATCGCGGCGTGCATCAGGCGGCGCTTGATTACTATCTGAAAAAAGATGCCGATAAGGTGACGATTGAAATTCTGGATGCCAAAGGCGCGCTCGTGCGCAGCTTCATTGGCACGGCGGACGACGACAAGAAGCGGCCTGCCGCTGCTGCCGAGTCCACTGACGAAGAAGGCGGTGGCCCGCCGCGCGCCCGTCCGCCCGCACGAAAGGCGGGGACGAATCGTTTCACCTGGGATTTGCGCTACCCCGGCGCGTCGGTGTTTGAAGGCATGATTCTGTGGAGCGCGCGCGCCGAAAGCGGCCCGTTGGCCGTGCCCGGCAATTATCAAGTTCGCCTGACTGCCAACGGCCAAACGCAAACGCAGAGCTTCATCATCAAGCGCGACCCGCGCCTGACCAACGTCACCGATGACGATCTGGCCAAGCAATTCGAACTCGCCATGCAGGTGCGCGACAAAACCAGCGAGACGAATGACACGGTCGTGCTGATTCGCGATCTGAAAAAGCAGATCAAGGAACGCACCGATAAAGACACCACGCTGGCCGAGGCGGGCGCGGCGCTGGCGGCCAAGCTGAGCGCCGTCGAAGAAGGGCTTTACCAGGTGCGCAACCGCAGCAACCAGGACCCGCTGAACTTTCCGATCAAGCTCAACAATCAAATCGCCGCTTTGCGCCGCAGCATCGAAACCGGCGATGGCCGCCCGACCGCGCAATCGTATGTCGTGTTCAAAGAATTGTCTGACCAGTTGGCGGCGTTGCGCAGATTGTTAGACATTGTGTTGAAAGATGATTTGCCACAATTCAATCAACGGCTGGTGGGCAAGCAACTCGAAGCCGTCAAGATGAATAAAGAAGCAGGGAAGTGA